One Marinitoga hydrogenitolerans DSM 16785 genomic window carries:
- a CDS encoding DUF2194 domain-containing protein — protein MKKLFLIILIFFTTISLFPQKNLLLLYKSSEEYGEYMFKYHVIPVLEKYKINYELKNVEDLNYYRIDSNKYFGVISWYYSPVLNNSHLYLRQLASFVENGGFFFFFNNLGVTSDIREINNLLNKIGMHYMYGYKELEKYEINYEDEYFLTIPSSTIKQPVEKYNIFGDEDVILSYEVKDNIYPMIVLSDNGGGALFGSFIDKKGNIILNIEKLILKLLNRKVGVENKVLIIKTKYDNERYLKSQKELYKIFDYAKINFEAINVDDFYNLSFIDLLPYKYIIWNTDAKYVKTKTIKRFIENGGSFIFSTILNNTPWKSSIEENNINITKIIFSNKLFPIGNNNNGETILKRYYNLSFDIQLTEEETILAYLSNENNAEIPIIWYKKEKSGYIGYIYPDIILKELRGLILQTILEMQEVSISGILNSFIFYIDDFPLPSYNIEKSDNKGNKITDDEYYYNIWWPAIKKFAEKYNIKYTIVTPLSYNGSSVPPFEFTEFFISKNNNPYKTMKEIDNSEFELGLHGYNHNSLTKDRWANSENIILSLEATKKFLSKILGHPIIISSYVAPNNLIDDFGAKYLLKSLPTIKTIGTSYESKNNFSEYLIKDNFVLVIPRSTYGYYPLSRIYLTTINTLANFGSFQHFIHPDDLFAEDRNPQNKTWDEMYSNLEEFYNTIKTKFPWLRNQTASEAYPYFFDYLTQKVKYYWKNNILEIILPDSSLFPKYFMIKSKMAIRKISGGRVIHYYRKNNLYILEMKNNIMKIEFLGVVQ, from the coding sequence ATGAAAAAACTTTTTTTAATAATTCTAATTTTTTTTACAACTATTTCATTATTTCCTCAAAAGAATTTACTTTTACTTTATAAGAGCTCAGAAGAATATGGAGAATATATGTTCAAATACCATGTAATTCCTGTTTTGGAAAAATATAAAATAAATTATGAATTGAAAAATGTAGAAGACTTAAATTATTATAGAATTGATAGCAATAAGTATTTTGGAGTAATTAGTTGGTATTATTCTCCAGTTTTAAATAATTCTCATTTATATTTAAGGCAATTAGCTTCTTTTGTAGAGAATGGCGGTTTTTTCTTTTTCTTTAATAATTTGGGTGTCACATCTGATATTAGAGAGATAAATAATTTATTAAATAAAATTGGTATGCATTATATGTATGGATATAAAGAATTGGAAAAATATGAGATAAATTATGAAGATGAATATTTTTTAACTATACCATCATCAACTATAAAACAGCCAGTAGAAAAGTATAACATTTTTGGTGATGAAGATGTAATATTATCTTATGAAGTAAAAGATAATATATATCCTATGATTGTTTTATCGGATAATGGAGGAGGGGCTCTTTTTGGAAGTTTTATAGATAAAAAAGGTAATATTATTTTAAATATTGAAAAGCTAATCTTAAAGTTATTAAACAGAAAAGTTGGTGTGGAGAATAAGGTTTTAATTATAAAAACAAAATATGATAATGAGAGGTATCTAAAATCACAAAAAGAATTATATAAAATATTTGATTATGCTAAGATTAATTTTGAAGCGATTAATGTAGATGATTTTTATAATTTATCCTTTATAGATTTACTTCCATATAAATACATAATATGGAATACAGATGCGAAATACGTTAAAACTAAAACAATTAAAAGATTTATTGAAAATGGCGGTTCTTTTATATTTTCCACGATATTAAATAACACTCCATGGAAAAGTAGCATAGAAGAAAATAATATAAACATCACAAAAATAATATTTTCAAATAAGCTTTTTCCAATAGGAAATAATAATAATGGTGAAACTATACTTAAAAGATATTATAATTTATCTTTTGATATACAACTTACAGAAGAAGAAACGATTTTAGCTTATTTAAGTAATGAAAATAATGCGGAAATTCCAATCATATGGTATAAAAAAGAAAAAAGTGGTTATATTGGTTATATATATCCAGATATAATTTTAAAGGAATTGAGAGGGTTAATTTTACAAACAATTCTTGAGATGCAAGAAGTATCAATTTCCGGTATATTAAATTCTTTTATTTTTTATATAGATGATTTCCCTTTGCCTTCCTATAATATTGAAAAAAGCGATAATAAAGGTAATAAAATTACAGATGATGAATATTATTATAATATTTGGTGGCCGGCAATAAAAAAATTTGCAGAAAAATATAATATAAAATATACAATAGTCACACCTTTAAGTTATAATGGTTCAAGTGTTCCACCTTTTGAATTTACAGAGTTTTTTATTAGTAAAAATAATAATCCGTATAAAACTATGAAAGAAATTGATAATTCAGAATTTGAATTGGGGTTACATGGATATAATCATAATTCATTAACTAAAGATAGATGGGCAAATTCGGAAAATATTATTTTAAGTTTAGAAGCAACCAAAAAATTTCTCAGCAAGATATTGGGACATCCTATAATAATAAGTAGTTATGTTGCGCCAAACAATTTAATTGATGATTTTGGAGCTAAATATTTATTAAAATCTCTTCCGACTATAAAAACAATTGGAACAAGTTATGAAAGTAAAAATAATTTTTCTGAATATTTAATTAAGGATAACTTTGTATTAGTTATTCCACGTTCTACTTATGGATATTATCCTTTAAGTAGAATATATTTAACCACAATAAATACTTTAGCAAATTTTGGTTCTTTCCAACATTTCATACATCCAGATGATTTGTTTGCGGAAGATAGGAATCCACAAAATAAGACATGGGATGAAATGTATTCTAATTTAGAAGAATTTTATAATACAATAAAAACAAAATTTCCATGGCTTAGAAATCAAACAGCATCTGAAGCATACCCATATTTCTTTGATTATTTAACACAAAAAGTTAAATATTATTGGAAGAATAATATTTTAGAGATAATTCTTCCTGATTCATCATTGTTTCCAAAATATTTTATGATAAAATCAAAGATGGCGATAAGAAAAATTAGTGGTGGAAGAGTTATTCATTATTATCGCAAAAATAATTTGTATATTCTTGAAATGAAGAATAATATTATGAAAATAGAGTTTTTGGGTGTGGTTCAATGA
- a CDS encoding DegV family protein translates to MKVGIVTDNTCNLPIDYLEKNDIGYTSLYILRESRHIKAVDLCPTTFYEELKVGSYVPLTSQPSVKDFEEVYRAMLQRYDYLITLTISEKLSGTLNSARLAASMVDEKRIFAIDSKLTSFGLGFLVLELKDKIESGKYSIEQLIEYSINFHTTIRTIFSVTNLDYLYKGGRIGKAKALMGGLLNMKPILSLIDGEIIPVKSVRGINKMIKEVVNHAMDRIDSLRLKKIAVIHTSNLKYGGLIIEELRERGKNDDDIIYSLLDPVIGTHLGPDAVGVITQWE, encoded by the coding sequence ATGAAAGTAGGCATAGTAACTGATAACACGTGTAATTTACCGATAGATTATTTAGAAAAAAATGATATTGGATATACTTCTCTTTACATACTAAGGGAAAGCAGGCATATAAAGGCTGTTGATTTGTGCCCAACGACTTTTTATGAAGAATTGAAAGTGGGATCTTATGTTCCACTTACTTCACAACCATCTGTAAAAGATTTTGAAGAAGTCTATAGAGCTATGCTTCAGAGATATGATTATCTAATTACGTTAACTATCTCAGAAAAATTAAGTGGAACTTTAAACTCTGCAAGACTTGCTGCATCAATGGTTGACGAAAAAAGAATTTTTGCTATTGATAGTAAATTAACAAGTTTCGGATTAGGTTTTTTAGTCTTAGAGTTAAAAGATAAGATTGAAAGTGGAAAATATTCTATAGAACAATTAATTGAATACTCAATAAATTTTCATACTACCATAAGAACAATATTTAGCGTGACAAATTTAGATTATTTATACAAAGGTGGAAGAATTGGAAAAGCAAAAGCCTTAATGGGAGGACTACTCAATATGAAACCTATTCTTTCATTAATTGATGGAGAAATCATTCCTGTAAAAAGCGTAAGAGGAATAAATAAAATGATTAAAGAGGTTGTTAATCATGCAATGGACAGGATAGATTCTTTAAGATTAAAAAAAATTGCTGTAATACATACAAGTAATTTAAAATATGGTGGACTAATTATTGAAGAACTCAGAGAACGCGGAAAAAATGACGATGATATTATATATTCTTTACTAGATCCTGTAATTGGTACTCATTTAGGACCTGATGCTGTGGGAGTGATTACCCAATGGGAATAA
- a CDS encoding PilZ domain-containing protein, translating into MKYNESVFIEKIKVRKILSIGDLIDVEIPKQHIIGNSRIISLDFSSKIAQILPPIYRNSRLKLFPGETLNMRIYENSSNIVIKSKLLKVEKENILVYLPSIAFKIQKRLFYRIPIIREGLLLDNENNKNIPFETRDFSAGGIQIVLRETLYKEKQYTLKKLLIDKNLFLENIKARVVRFVGDNIYNEKIYGMKFITIDYKIEKKIVQYINLYTIKSKHKDREGKK; encoded by the coding sequence ATGAAATATAATGAAAGCGTTTTTATTGAAAAAATAAAAGTGAGGAAAATATTGTCTATTGGAGATTTAATCGATGTAGAGATTCCAAAACAGCATATCATAGGAAATAGCAGGATTATTTCCTTAGATTTTTCTTCGAAAATTGCACAAATATTGCCACCAATATATAGAAATTCAAGGTTAAAGTTATTTCCTGGAGAAACATTAAATATGAGAATATATGAGAATTCATCAAATATAGTAATTAAATCTAAACTTTTAAAAGTAGAGAAAGAAAACATATTGGTGTATTTACCTTCTATAGCATTTAAAATTCAAAAAAGACTTTTTTATAGAATTCCTATAATTAGAGAAGGTTTATTACTCGATAATGAAAATAATAAAAATATTCCATTTGAAACAAGAGATTTTAGCGCAGGGGGAATACAAATAGTTTTAAGAGAAACATTATATAAAGAAAAACAATATACATTGAAAAAATTATTAATAGATAAAAATCTCTTTTTAGAAAATATAAAAGCAAGGGTTGTTAGATTTGTTGGAGATAATATATATAATGAAAAAATATATGGTATGAAATTTATTACTATTGATTATAAAATAGAGAAAAAAATTGTACAATATATTAACTTGTATACTATAAAATCAAAACACAAAGATAGAGAGGGCAAGAAATGA
- the pelF gene encoding GT4 family glycosyltransferase PelF, which translates to MRVGLIFEGTYPYVTGGVSSWGNTLIKSMKDVEFCVIHIGATPEIRKPKYLFPENVVDYFEYFLFANYTIKYKRKITKDFGNKLKNILRYPFDEKSIAENLYDLFQKYNDYDFTSILKSKIYWDVMLNFYKAYIPYENFTNYFWTLQSMLLPFLNSMTVDLPKCDVYHTITTGYAGIVAVMNGIKNNKPVILTEHGIYHRERQLEVLKAGWIKDEYRIAWIKLFNTISALVYKGSKKITTLFLKNQFFEKELCNDTNKMCIIPNGVDYDKFSQLEYRKEKDPYIVGLVGRVVEIKDIKTAIKAAKMVKEKIPNFKLLIIGPIDEEPEYYNECLEMIKVFQLENTIEFTGKVNVLKYYTNINTLLLSSVSEGQPLVILEAFSVGIPVVATDVGSCSEMVYGTKEDIIGNAGIIVKPKDFVGLANGLIKLYEDDEFRINASRIAKIRVKKRYRLDQMIKNYKELYFSVVE; encoded by the coding sequence ATGAGAGTAGGGCTTATCTTTGAGGGAACATATCCTTACGTAACTGGTGGTGTTTCAAGTTGGGGAAACACTTTAATAAAAAGTATGAAAGATGTTGAATTTTGTGTCATTCATATTGGAGCTACTCCAGAAATAAGAAAACCAAAATATTTGTTTCCAGAAAATGTTGTAGATTATTTTGAATATTTTTTGTTTGCAAATTATACTATTAAGTATAAGAGGAAAATTACTAAAGATTTTGGTAATAAATTAAAAAATATTTTAAGATACCCATTTGATGAAAAATCTATAGCTGAAAATTTATATGATCTTTTCCAAAAATATAATGATTATGATTTTACAAGTATTTTAAAATCAAAAATTTATTGGGATGTAATGTTAAATTTCTACAAAGCATATATACCATATGAAAATTTTACTAACTATTTTTGGACTTTGCAATCAATGTTGTTACCTTTTTTGAATTCAATGACGGTTGACTTGCCAAAATGTGATGTGTACCATACTATAACTACAGGATATGCAGGAATTGTTGCAGTTATGAATGGGATAAAAAATAATAAACCTGTTATATTAACAGAACATGGAATTTATCATAGAGAGCGACAATTAGAAGTATTAAAAGCAGGATGGATAAAAGATGAGTATAGAATAGCATGGATTAAATTATTTAACACAATAAGTGCTCTTGTATATAAGGGTTCTAAAAAAATAACAACCCTATTTTTAAAAAACCAATTTTTTGAAAAGGAATTATGTAATGATACAAATAAGATGTGTATTATACCGAATGGTGTTGATTATGACAAATTTTCACAGCTAGAATATAGAAAAGAAAAAGATCCGTATATTGTTGGATTAGTAGGTAGGGTTGTTGAAATTAAAGATATAAAAACTGCAATTAAAGCTGCAAAGATGGTAAAAGAAAAAATACCTAATTTTAAATTATTAATAATTGGACCAATAGATGAAGAACCCGAATACTATAATGAGTGTCTGGAGATGATTAAGGTTTTTCAATTAGAAAATACAATAGAGTTCACTGGAAAAGTTAATGTGTTAAAATATTATACGAATATCAACACGCTGCTTTTGTCAAGCGTTAGTGAAGGACAACCTTTGGTAATATTGGAAGCATTTTCAGTCGGAATTCCTGTAGTTGCAACTGATGTTGGTTCATGTTCTGAAATGGTTTATGGAACAAAGGAAGATATTATAGGTAATGCAGGAATCATTGTAAAACCAAAAGATTTTGTGGGATTAGCTAACGGCTTGATAAAATTATATGAAGATGATGAATTTAGAATTAATGCATCAAGAATAGCAAAAATCCGTGTAAAAAAAAGATATAGATTAGATCAAATGATAAAAAATTATAAAGAATTATATTTTTCGGTGGTGGAATGA
- a CDS encoding nitronate monooxygenase, giving the protein MNRVTKLLNIEYPILEGGMAWVGTAKLAAAVSEAGGLGTIGAGSMTPEILKEAIKKIKTLTNKTFAVNIILVNPYADQLVEIAKNENVPVVIFGAGNPGKYISSLKEKNIKVLAVVSSENLAKRLEKAGVDAIIGEGMECGGHIGDVTTMVLIPKLVDVLNIPVIAAGGIADLRGMKAVVELGAEGIQMGTRFIATPECEAHENYKKIILKAGIRDAIVTGAAIGHPARVIKTKFAKKIKQLEASSPEEAEEMLIGSLRKAFIDGDLENGSFMAGQSAGLINEIKSVKDIIDEFGKEFEKMLIEKDVKK; this is encoded by the coding sequence ATGAATAGAGTTACAAAATTATTAAACATAGAATATCCTATTTTAGAAGGCGGAATGGCCTGGGTGGGAACAGCAAAATTAGCTGCCGCTGTATCCGAAGCTGGTGGATTAGGTACAATTGGTGCTGGAAGCATGACACCAGAAATTTTAAAAGAAGCTATCAAAAAGATCAAAACACTTACAAATAAAACATTTGCTGTTAATATAATATTAGTGAATCCCTATGCTGATCAATTAGTTGAAATTGCAAAGAATGAAAACGTACCAGTTGTAATATTTGGCGCTGGGAATCCCGGAAAATATATATCTTCATTAAAAGAAAAAAATATTAAGGTTTTAGCTGTTGTATCATCAGAAAATTTAGCTAAAAGATTGGAAAAGGCTGGAGTTGATGCCATTATTGGAGAAGGAATGGAATGTGGTGGACATATTGGTGATGTTACAACTATGGTTTTAATTCCAAAACTTGTTGACGTATTGAATATACCTGTAATAGCAGCTGGAGGAATTGCGGATTTAAGGGGTATGAAAGCTGTTGTTGAATTAGGGGCTGAAGGCATTCAAATGGGAACTCGATTTATAGCTACACCTGAATGTGAAGCACATGAAAACTACAAAAAAATAATATTAAAAGCCGGTATTAGAGATGCAATCGTTACAGGTGCAGCAATTGGACATCCTGCCAGAGTAATAAAAACAAAATTTGCAAAAAAAATCAAGCAATTAGAAGCTTCTTCACCAGAAGAAGCCGAAGAAATGCTCATTGGAAGTTTGAGAAAAGCTTTTATTGATGGTGATCTTGAAAACGGCTCTTTCATGGCTGGACAAAGTGCTGGATTAATTAATGAAATAAAATCTGTTAAAGATATAATAGATGAATTTGGAAAGGAATTTGAAAAGATGCTAATAGAAAAGGATGTGAAAAAATGA
- the pelG gene encoding exopolysaccharide Pel transporter PelG has protein sequence MAGVGFRLTKMFHEGGVSTDLLAVAYSVIISSGPWIITTLSLWIILNLFKITNLYFNVAIVYSFVISIIFSGLFVMFESRRISDLIFLKKYKKILPEVLGMILYSSLLMILVIMIFFTFNKNEIWFELSFIYLSVSLLTLWLISVSSVSTDAVNWYILAYVIMAFFSIILSNFLGTEENPIGYILGYAFGVNIGTFVHYLITLIYFGEETNISFEWTKEINKYWQNIFIGFTYYLALWIDDFVTWNSKEFGEMPLNGFRFSYIYDSPMFLAYLTIIPTATMFILVLETRFYKKYKLFYNSLIEGYNYSEIEIRKNDMEKELNFDIILTVKAQMLFTFSLFILNELNLLPFVPEIFKSILRLGLIGAMLNSFYLMIMLLLLYFDFRNYALLLNIFVFVINFILSVFFIKKFGFYSLGASYSIAFALGVFLGYKILFTKIENLIQIEYYRQKLLVKKGFYIYYRDIKKLMEEK, from the coding sequence ATGGCTGGGGTTGGTTTTAGATTAACTAAAATGTTTCACGAAGGTGGTGTTTCAACCGATCTATTGGCTGTAGCATATTCTGTTATAATCTCTTCTGGTCCTTGGATAATTACCACATTATCATTATGGATAATATTAAATTTATTTAAAATAACAAATCTGTATTTTAATGTGGCTATTGTATATTCCTTCGTTATCTCTATTATTTTTTCCGGATTATTTGTTATGTTTGAATCGAGAAGAATTTCTGATTTAATTTTTTTGAAAAAATATAAAAAAATTTTACCTGAAGTATTGGGAATGATTTTATATAGTTCGTTGTTAATGATCTTAGTTATAATGATTTTTTTTACATTTAACAAAAATGAAATATGGTTTGAACTTTCATTTATTTATTTGTCTGTTTCATTATTAACGTTATGGTTAATTTCAGTTTCTTCTGTTTCTACCGATGCTGTTAATTGGTATATACTTGCTTATGTTATAATGGCCTTTTTTTCAATAATTTTATCTAATTTTCTTGGAACTGAAGAAAATCCAATAGGTTATATTTTAGGATATGCATTTGGAGTAAATATTGGAACATTTGTTCATTATTTAATTACCTTAATATATTTCGGTGAGGAGACTAATATTTCTTTTGAATGGACAAAAGAAATAAATAAATATTGGCAAAATATTTTCATTGGTTTTACATATTATTTGGCTTTATGGATTGATGATTTCGTAACTTGGAATTCTAAAGAATTTGGTGAAATGCCTTTAAATGGATTTCGCTTTTCATATATATATGATAGTCCTATGTTTTTAGCTTATTTAACTATAATACCGACGGCAACAATGTTTATATTGGTTTTAGAAACACGGTTTTATAAAAAATATAAATTGTTTTATAATTCATTAATTGAAGGATATAATTATTCAGAAATAGAAATAAGGAAAAACGACATGGAAAAAGAATTAAACTTTGATATAATATTGACAGTTAAAGCACAAATGCTATTTACATTTTCTTTATTTATATTAAACGAATTGAATCTTTTACCTTTTGTCCCTGAAATTTTTAAATCTATTTTAAGATTGGGATTAATTGGCGCAATGTTAAACTCTTTTTACTTAATGATTATGTTGCTATTGTTGTATTTTGATTTTAGAAATTATGCATTGTTATTAAATATTTTTGTGTTTGTAATTAATTTTATTTTAAGTGTATTTTTCATAAAAAAATTTGGGTTTTATTCTTTAGGTGCAAGTTATTCAATTGCTTTTGCTTTAGGAGTTTTTTTGGGATACAAAATATTATTCACGAAAATTGAAAATTTAATACAAATAGAATATTATAGACAAAAATTATTGGTAAAAAAAGGATTTTACATTTATTATAGGGATATAAAAAAATTAATGGAGGAAAAATAA
- the fabZ gene encoding 3-hydroxyacyl-ACP dehydratase FabZ: protein MNIDDIMKILPHRYPFLLVDGVIEMNDKKIVAYKNISINEPQFQGHFPNYPIMPGVLIIEGLAQTAGILLMNDLKESYIPLFLGIDKARFKKEVRPGDKLIYEIEILQEKMGMFKLKATAKVENKIVTSAELMVGIKKG from the coding sequence ATGAATATTGATGATATAATGAAAATTTTACCTCATAGATATCCTTTTTTGCTTGTAGATGGTGTAATTGAAATGAATGATAAAAAAATTGTTGCATATAAAAATATTAGTATTAACGAACCACAATTTCAAGGTCATTTCCCAAATTATCCTATTATGCCCGGTGTTTTGATAATCGAAGGATTAGCTCAAACTGCCGGAATACTTTTAATGAATGATTTGAAAGAAAGTTATATCCCTTTATTTCTTGGTATTGATAAAGCCAGATTTAAAAAAGAAGTCAGGCCTGGAGATAAATTAATATATGAAATAGAAATATTACAAGAAAAAATGGGAATGTTTAAATTAAAGGCCACTGCTAAAGTTGAAAATAAAATCGTCACCTCTGCAGAATTAATGGTTGGAATAAAGAAGGGATAA
- a CDS encoding 3-oxoacyl-[acyl-carrier-protein] synthase III C-terminal domain-containing protein, translating to MIISQINAFVPEKILDNKTLSKKFNVSEEWIYKRTGIKKRYISDMDVFQMGINAASSLNLDGVDTILFVSSIGAHYVPFYVRVFEKLKLKKLHYGIDISNGFVGFITALHVADVMFRENIANKILIIVSERLSELVEDKDINTAILFSDASVAMILENHDNYICDHKVMYDPNYLDALNINENKKIIMDGKRVYKFAVNNMKKIINKYIENYEKKIIVPHQANKRILESVKKSFNDLEFLDIIEDYGNTGAVSIPLTLFKTYGNSKIQLKDHLLISVGGGMTTSAITWRCIDE from the coding sequence ATGATTATATCTCAAATAAATGCCTTTGTGCCTGAAAAAATATTAGATAATAAGACTTTATCTAAAAAATTTAATGTTTCTGAAGAATGGATTTATAAAAGAACTGGTATAAAAAAAAGGTATATTTCAGACATGGATGTTTTCCAAATGGGAATAAATGCAGCTTCTTCTCTTAATCTTGATGGTGTTGATACTATTCTTTTTGTCTCTTCAATAGGAGCTCATTACGTTCCTTTTTATGTTCGAGTTTTTGAAAAATTAAAATTAAAAAAATTACATTATGGTATAGATATATCAAATGGATTTGTTGGTTTTATAACTGCTTTACATGTGGCAGATGTTATGTTTAGAGAAAATATAGCAAACAAGATTCTGATTATTGTATCAGAAAGATTATCTGAACTTGTTGAAGATAAGGATATCAACACTGCAATATTATTTTCCGATGCATCTGTTGCTATGATTTTAGAAAATCACGATAATTATATTTGTGATCATAAAGTTATGTATGATCCAAATTATCTTGATGCTTTAAATATTAATGAAAACAAAAAAATAATTATGGATGGAAAAAGAGTGTATAAATTCGCTGTTAATAATATGAAAAAAATAATAAATAAATATATTGAAAATTATGAAAAGAAAATAATTGTTCCCCACCAAGCCAATAAACGTATTTTAGAAAGCGTAAAAAAATCGTTTAACGACTTAGAGTTTTTAGATATAATAGAAGATTATGGAAATACCGGTGCAGTTAGTATCCCTTTAACTTTATTTAAAACATACGGAAATTCAAAAATTCAATTAAAAGATCATTTATTAATTTCCGTTGGGGGTGGAATGACCACATCAGCAATTACTTGGAGGTGCATTGATGAATAG
- the fabF gene encoding beta-ketoacyl-ACP synthase II: protein MKKVAVTGIGTINSIAKSKEEFKEKLKKMTIGIDNITQFDTTNHKVKIAGEVKEFEPTLYMDKKTAKRYDRFLQFAIAASKEALEDSSLDENGEWKENAAVIVSSGIGGFKTLYKEFLKMEKKGPKVVSPFLIPMMISDMASGVVSIEFGIKGPNFNTVSACASSLHAIAIGSMLIRHGYVDVAIVGGAEATIDPMPIAAFANMKALSTRNDDPKSSSRPFDKNRDGFVMGEGAGVIVLESEEHAKKRNANIYGFIEGFGMSGDAYHISAPDVEGKGAAKAIKLALNDAKIEPEKIELANCHATSTPAGDVAETRALRNALGEHAKNIFIQGSKTLFGHALGGAAAIEFVGLVLQMKEGFIHGMPNLIEADDELKDLKIPKETIDFKAKYAIKNSFGFGGHNVSIVYRSL from the coding sequence ATGAAAAAAGTTGCAGTTACAGGTATAGGTACTATTAATTCTATAGCAAAATCAAAAGAAGAATTTAAAGAAAAACTAAAAAAAATGACTATAGGTATAGATAACATTACTCAATTTGACACAACAAATCATAAAGTAAAAATTGCTGGTGAAGTTAAAGAATTTGAGCCAACGTTATATATGGACAAAAAAACTGCAAAGAGATATGATAGGTTTTTGCAATTTGCTATTGCTGCATCTAAAGAAGCTTTGGAAGATAGCTCTTTGGACGAAAACGGTGAATGGAAAGAAAATGCTGCTGTTATAGTATCATCTGGTATTGGGGGATTTAAAACATTATATAAAGAATTTTTAAAAATGGAAAAAAAAGGACCTAAAGTTGTAAGTCCATTTTTAATCCCAATGATGATATCAGATATGGCTTCTGGTGTTGTTTCTATAGAATTTGGAATAAAAGGGCCTAATTTTAATACTGTTAGTGCTTGTGCATCTTCTTTACACGCAATAGCTATAGGAAGTATGTTAATTAGACATGGTTATGTGGACGTTGCTATTGTTGGTGGCGCAGAAGCTACAATTGATCCAATGCCAATTGCTGCTTTTGCAAATATGAAAGCGTTATCTACAAGAAATGATGACCCTAAAAGTTCCTCCAGACCATTTGATAAAAATAGAGATGGTTTTGTAATGGGTGAAGGTGCTGGAGTTATTGTCTTAGAATCCGAAGAACATGCTAAGAAAAGAAATGCTAATATATACGGATTTATTGAAGGATTTGGAATGAGTGGTGATGCCTATCATATAAGTGCTCCCGACGTTGAAGGTAAAGGCGCTGCAAAAGCTATTAAATTAGCGCTAAATGATGCAAAAATTGAACCAGAGAAAATAGAATTAGCAAACTGCCATGCTACATCAACTCCAGCTGGTGACGTTGCAGAAACACGTGCTTTAAGAAATGCTTTAGGAGAACATGCTAAAAATATATTTATCCAAGGATCTAAAACATTATTTGGACACGCACTTGGTGGAGCTGCTGCTATTGAGTTTGTTGGTCTTGTTTTACAAATGAAAGAAGGTTTTATTCATGGAATGCCAAATTTAATAGAAGCTGATGATGAGTTAAAAGACTTAAAAATCCCAAAAGAAACTATTGATTTTAAAGCAAAATACGCTATTAAAAATTCGTTTGGTTTTGGAGGACATAATGTTTCTATAGTATATAGAAGCTTATAA